A stretch of DNA from Dehalobacterium formicoaceticum:
TCGGTACTGGGATGGTACGGAGGAAAAATACGGTCAGGGAGAGCCGGGGATTAAAGTTATTTTCCATGATAAGATTCCTGAAACTAAACTTTTAAAAGATGTTTCCTTAGCTTTTGGGGAGGCTTACATGGATGGGGTGATCGATTTTGAAGGTGACTTGCAGGAAATTATTGAAGCGGTCTATCAAGGAAGCAATTCTTTTTTAGAAAAGAAAACATTTAAGGAGCTTAAAGGTTTTTTTCGTCCAAAAGGGACTTCCCTTAAGCAGCAGGAAAAGGACATTCAACATCATTATGATTTAGGAAATGATTTTTATGCTCTTTGGCTGGATGAAACCATGAGTTATTCCTGTGCTTACTTTGAGACCCCAGAGGATACTTTATACCAGGCTCAACTAAATAAGATTGGCTATATTTTAAAAAAACTCCAGCTCCATCCCGGGGAAAAAATCTTGGACATTGGGAGCGGCTGGGGCTGGTTAATTATCCGGGCGGCCCAGCAATATGGGGTTGAGGCATTGGGTATTACCTTGAGTAAGGAGCAGCATCAAAAAACTAAGGAGCGTATTGAGGAACTGGGTTTAACAAGTCAGGTAGATGTACGACTTATGGACTTCCGTGATTTGGCGAAAAGCGGAGAAAAATTTGACAAGGTGGTGAGTGTAGGCATGATCGAGCATGTGGGTCATGTAAATTTACCTAAATACTTTGCCGCGGTAGATAAGCTTTTGGCGCCTCATGGATTATCCATGTTACATAGCATTACCGGTCTGATTGAAGGCCCCGTCGATAAATGGATAATTAAATATATTTTCCCGGGGGGCTATATTCCTTCAATTCGTGAATTAATCGGGCAGCTTCCGGATTATAATTTTCACTTGCTGGATGTGGAAAGTTTGCGTTTGCACTATGCCCAGACTCTTGATCATTGGTCAAAAAACTTTGAAAAGCATGTGGATTTTGTCCAGGAAAAATACGGAGAACGCTTTGTACGTATGTGGCGCTTATATTTAAATGCCTGTGCCGCTTCTTTCCGGAAATCAGGATTAAATATTCATCAGATCATCTTTTCTAAAGGATTGAATAATAGTCTGGAAATGACCAGGTCCTTTCTTTATAAATAACTTAATAACTTAAATTTCGGTGCAGCCAAGTAGAGGTTGTGGAGGGATATGAGTTATAACTTCTGGGTTCGATGATATTGTTGTCTTCTGCATTGAAAGCAATCAAATAGAAAAAACCAGCCACACCAAGCAATTTTGCCTGTGCATGACTGGTCTTTTTTTGTCACTGTTTGAAGAGTGTCGGTCAAAAATTTAATTGTTTATGATCCATAGGATCTTTTATTCATATGGTTCATCTACACGAAATTATTTGACGTAATTGACGACGCCTTTTTTCTCTCTGGTGGGTGAGGTAAAAGCTTCTCCCCCGAGTAACCGACAATGACAGCGCAGGTAACGGCATAGCCTTCTTGAATGCCTGCTTCTTTCGCCAGGGCGCCTGTTTTATCTCCGGCGAAGGCTAATGTGGGGGTAAAGAGGTAGCAGCTTGCCAGACCAAGACCAGTTGCTGCTAAAAGCATATTTTCAGCAGCTAAAGCGGTATTTACGCCGCTAAAGGGGCTGCCTATGGGTTCAGACAAGAGGATCACGGTAGGAGCTCCATAAAGGGGTTCGTATCCAGGGAGGGAAATTCTGCTGATAAAAAACTCATTACCGGAATTACGCATAGCATCAGCCGTTAAGTTGTTCAGCTTTTTGATAAATTCAGAGTTCTGCAAAACAGAAATCTGATATGGCCCGGCATTGGGCGGGCATTGACCGGCGTCAACGATTTTGGTCAAAGCCTCCTGGGAAATTTGCTCCGGCGTATAAGCACGGACGCTTTTTCTTTTTTCAATGGCTTCAAATACATCCATATAGTTCAGCTCCTTATTAAGAATATTTTGGCATATATTAATCTTAAGACAATTTTATCCAAAATGCAAGTGATTCTGCAGATAAGAACCATGCAAGGGAGCAATGCAAGGCAAAAATGGCAAAAATGATATTTTAAAGACAAGTCAGGAGTCTTTGTGATAAAATAACATCTAATAAATGGTTTTAGATATCAGCATAATGCAGAATGGAGAAGAGTAGATGTATTTTGAGGATCTGATTATTGGACAAAAGTTTTCCTTGGGAGAGATTACTTTGACTGAGGAAGAAATTCACAGATTTGCCGAGGAGTTTGACCCCTTACCCATTCATGTGGATCCGGAATTTGCCAAGGAATCCATTTACGGAGGGATTATTGCTTCCGGTTTTCATACCTTGTGTGTACTCTACGGTAAATGGGTAAAAACGAAAATGATTTCCGGGGAAATTATCGGCGGACTGGGTTTTGATTATCTGAAATGGACAGCCCCGGTGCGGGCTAATGATATTTTGCACGGTGAGTGGGAGATTGTCGACAAAATTCCCTCTTCAAAAAAAGGACGTGGCATCTTTGGCATGAAGATTACCGCTTGGAATCAGGAAAATCAGATGGTGATCACTTGTCAGATTAAGGCGTTAATCAAAAGCCGGTCATAAACTAAGAAGCGTAATAAAAAAACATAAGATTAACCATACTAATCGGGTAAAGGTATTAAAAACACCCGATTTTTTTTTGCTCATTGAGCGGAATCGAAAATGGGAAGCTGTTACAAGGAGGAAAATAATGGAGATCGATAGAAAAATGATCAAGGAGACGTTTATCAAGTCACCTCAATCCTATTGGTTGGATTCAACTCCAACAACGAATTATTCCCGTTTAGAAGAAGATATCAAGGTTGATGTGGCGATTATCGGGGGAGGTATGGCGGGAATTTCCTGCGCCTATTTTCTCAAAAAAGAAGGTCTGAAGGTAGCTGTTCTGGAGGGAGATCATGTTCTCACGGGAACAACAGGCCATACCACAGCCAAAATCACTTCACAGCATCATCTGATTTACGCTAAGATCAAGAATCAAATGGGTAAAGAGCTGGCCCGTCAGTATGGGGAGGCCAATGAAACAGCGATCCGCATGATCGAAACCATCATTCGGGAACATCATATTGACTGTGATTTTGTGCCCCAGCCTGCCTTTATATATACTCAACAGGATCAATATGTAGAGCAAATTCAGGATGAAGTTGATGCGGCTTCCGGTATAGGGATAGAAGCTTCCTATGTGGAGGATATCCCCTTCCCCTCCATCCCCATCAAAGCTGGAATACGTTTTGACGGTCAAGCTCAATTCCATCCCCGGAAGTACCTCCTTCCTTTAGCAGAAAGTATTCCCGGAGGGGGAAGTCATATCTTTGAGCAAAGCAGAGTGGTGGATATCGATGGGGGAAAACCTTATGTGATCATCACCGATCAGGGAAAACGGGTGACGGCAGAAAAGCTGATTATTGCTTCCCATTATCCTTGTTACAATAAAGCCGGCTTATATATGACCCGTATTTACCAGGATCGTTCCTATGTGATAGCCATCAAATCCCGGGACCAATTTCCCGGGGGTATGTACATTTCAGCAGAGGATCCGGCACGTTCTCTCCGTGCTCAAAGAACAGACTTGGGTGAGCTGATTTTGGTAGGGGGAGAATCCCATAAGACCGGCCAAGGGGTGGATACCCAAGGACATTATGGTGCCTTGATTCAATTTGCCGGGGATCATTTTCAGGTGGAAGGGATTCCTTATCGATGGTCGGCCCAGGATTGCATGACCCTGGATGGGATCTCATATATCGGGCAATTTACGTCCAAGACGCCAAATATGTATCTTGCCACCGGTTTTGCCAAATGGGGAATGACCAACAGTACCGTTGCAGCAATGCTGCTGCGGGATTTAATTATCACCGGAAAGAGTCCCTGGCAGGATGTGTATCATCCTAGCAGAGGGACGATTACATCTTCTGCTAAAAATTTTATTGTGGAAAATTTCGATGTTGCCAAGCATTTCATCGGAGGAAAAACAGCTCCTTTACCCCAGGATGTGGAAATCGAAGCGGGGGAAGGAAAAATCATCGAAAAAAATGGGCAGAGGACCGGTGCTTATCGGGATGAAGAGGGAGTTCTCCATCTGGTGGATACCACCTGCACCCACTTAGGTTGCGAATTAAACTGGAATTCAGCGGAAAAATCATGGGATTGTCCTTGCCATGGTTCCAGATTCTCGTATCAGGGAGCAATTATTGACGGACCTACCGTGAAGCCATTGGAACCATTGGAACCACAGGAACCATAATAGGATCATTTCTAGCCGTAATACCTGTTTAAATAAGGAAGGCCATAAAATATGTCATAAATATAAGCCATAAGCATAAAAGGAACAAAGAGGAAATATAAACCTCTCTGTTCCTTTTTTTTTAGCTCAGAATATAAAAACAGATTTAGTAACCTTCATTGGAACTATTGATTAATTCGCAGGAATCCGGAGTACAGGAATTACCGCAAAGGGGGCAATTTGATGGGCCCTTTTTTTGCGGTTCAAACATATTACCGCATTGGGCACATTTAAAAAACAACTCCGCATTATCAGGGCTGCCATTATTATGGGTCATTGCTAATAACCTCCAATCTCTTCCGTTTTGATGATAATGGTAATTTTCCTCATTTTTTTCTCTTTTCTCATTGGGGTGCTATCTTTAGTTTGACCGATTTAAAAGAAATCATTTCCGATCAAACAATCCAATTTATGGATAAGTAAATTGATAATTGGATTCCTCCTGATAAACAGGGTTCTTGGCGCGTGGGTATTAGTGGCAGCTAGTTATCAGATAAAGTGCCGTAATCTCAAGATATTCAGGGCAGAAAACTAAATATTCTTAAAAATAACACTTTCATTCTAATAATGCTATAATTAAAGCAAAATCAAATCTTAAAAAAGAAGATACTTATGAAGATGATGAAAGGGGGAAAGGATCTTAATAATAACCTTGTTCTGAACTCTCCGAAAGAAAAATAAAGGGGGAAAAGAGGTTTTAGAATGAAGAATATTATTGTTGTTGATGCCCAAAAGTGTGTCAGCTGCCATAGCTGTGAGATTAGCTGCTGTATAGCTCATTCCCAGTCAAAGAATATTTATCAGGCTATTTTTGAAAAACCCTTAGCCAAAAAGCGGGTCGTAGTTGAGAAGTATGGCGCATTCAGCGTGCCTCTTCAATGTCGTCATTGTGAGGATGCACCCTGCGTACAAATTTGTCCCACCAAAGCGATGCATAGGGAAGCAGGAGCCGATGCTGTTTTAATCAATGAAGAACTGTGCATCGGCTGTAAATGGTGCCTTCAGGCTTGCCCTTTTGGTGCCATTACTTTAGGAGATGGGGAAAAGGCGATTTTAAAATGTGACCTGTGTATTATTAGAACGGAACAAGGGTTGCAGCCTGCTTGTGTGGACGCATGCCCAACTAAAGCCTTAAAATATTTATCAGTTGATCAGTTTACCAAGGAGAAGAGGAGGGGATTTCTGGTAGACTTTTTTGGTTGATGAAATCAAAAAAGGTCTCCAGGTTACGATGCAGATAAACATCGAAAAAGTAGATCAAATCATCGGCAAATACCAAGAAGATTCCTCCGCTTTGATCCGGTTGCTCCAGGAAATTAACCGGGAGTTCCGTTACCTTCCTAAGGAAGCTTTGCTACGGGTAGCGGAGAAACTAGACATTCCCTTAAGTCAGCTTTACAGTATGGCGACCTTTTATAAGAGCTTCAAACTGACACCCAGCGGGCAGCATGAAATCCATGTTTGTATGGGTACGGCCTGCCATGTACGAGGCGCCCAGAAGATCCTGGATACCTTGACTCAAAAACTGCACATCCTGCCCGGGGAAACAACTGCCGACGGACAATACACTCTTGAAACGGTGAATTGCCTGGGTGCCTGTGCCTTAGGTCCTCTGGTGACCATTGACGGCAAATATACCGGAAAACTAAAGCCTAAGGATGCAGAAAAGCTGGTGGGAGGTCTTTATGAAAAAAATTCAGAATCTTCATGAGCTGAACGACTTTAGAACACAGCTCTCCCAAGAGAATTCGGACCAGGATCACCACATCAATATCTGCTGCGGCACCGGGTGCCGGGCAGGAGGAGCCTTGGAAGTGGTGGAAGAGCTGAAAAAAATAAAAGAGAAATATCAGCTGAAGATTAAGCTTTCCACGAAAATGACAGGCTGCCATGGATTTTGCGAACAAGGCCCCTTAATGACCATTGATCCCGGTCATATCCTTTACTGTAAGGTGCAGCCTGGGGATGTACAGGAGATATTTGACAAAACCCTGCTCCGGGGGGAAGTCATTGAAAGATTGCTTTATACAGATCCCGCCACAGGGAAAAAAATTGCCCGGGAAGGTGAAATCCCCTTTTATCAAAAACAAACCCGGGTTCTCCTGGCCCAAAATGGAACCATTTCCCCGATCAGTATTGAAGATTATCTCGCTCAGGGGGGTTTGCCGCTCTGGGGAAAGCTTTAACGCAGTTCACCCCGGAGAGCATTATCGCTGAGGTGAAAAGCGCCGGCCTTAGAGGACGGGGCGGCGGAGGTTTTCCCACCGGGCTGAAATGGGAGGCTTGCAGAAAGGCCCAAAGGGGACAAAAATATCTTATCTGTAATGCCGATGAAGGGGATCCCGGTTGTTTTCAGGATCGCAGTATCCTGGAAGGAAATCCCTATAGTGTCTTAGAGGGAATGATCATCGGGGCTTTTGCCATGGGTGCCGACACGGGCTATATTTATGTGCGGGATGAATATCCTTTAGCGATTGAACATTTACAGCAGGCTTTGAAACAAGCCCAGTCCTATGGGTTTTTGGGAGAAAATATCTTAGGCAGTGGATTTTCTTTTGAGATTAAAATCAGCCGGGGGGGCGGTGCTTTTGTTTGCGGTGAAGAAACGGCCTTAATCAGTTCCATTGAAGGGCTTTCCGGTGAGCCTAACCCCCGTTCCAGACCACCTTATCCGGCTCAAAAGGGTTTGTGGGGCCAGCCTACGGTGATTAATAATGTAAAAACCTGGGCTTTTATTCCCCATATCATTGAAAAGGGTGCTCTTTGGTTTTCCCGTCAGGGGACAGAAAAAAGCAAGGGTACCATGGTCTTTTCTCTCACGGGCAAGGTTCATAATACCGGTCTGGTAGAAGTGCCTATGGGCATCACCCTAAGGGAACTGATTTATGAAATCGGAGGCGGCATTTCAAACAATCGAAGGTTTAAAGCAGTGCAAACAGGGGGACCGGCCGGGGGATGTATCCCGGAGGAATTTCTGGATTTGAACATCGATTATGAGCGTTTGGCTGAGGCAGGAACCATCATGGGCTCCGGCGGGATGATCGTCATGGATGAATCTACCTGCATGGTAGATGTGGCCAGATATTTTTTGTCCTTCACCATGGATGAATCCTGTGGTAAATGTACCCCCTGCCGGGAAGGGGGCAAGCAGATGCTTCATGTGCTGACCAGGATTACCCAGGGGGAAGGAACCCTGGAGGATCTGGACTTTTTAAAACATATGGCTCAGGTGATGAAGGATGCTTCTTTATGCGGATTGGGAAAAATGGCCGGGAACCCGGTGCTCACCACCATGAAGTATTTTCCGGAGGAATACCTGAGTCATGTCCGGGACAAAAAATGTCCTGCCGGGGTCTGTAAAGCATTGATAACCTATCATATCGACAAAGATTTATGCACAGGCTGCGGCAGATGCCTGAAAAATTGTCCGGTGTCGGCCATTATCGGCATGAAAAAAGAAAGCCACACCATCGATCAGACAAAATGTACCAAATGCGGTACCTGCCTGGAGGTATGTAAATTTGATGCCGTCAAGCTGGAATAGAGGTGATTAGATGATGCAATTAACAATAGACGGTCAGGTGCTCGATGCAAAGGAGGACATGACCATCCTGGAACTGGCAAATCGGCAGGGTATCTATATTCCCCAGCTTTGTTACCATCCCGCCTTAAGTAATTTTGGGGCCTGCCGCATCTGTATCGTTGAGATTGAAAAAGACGGAAAAACCAAGATAGAGGCAGCCTGTACCTATCCGGCAGAGGAAGGTGTGGTGGTACGCACCAATTCTCCACGGCTTCAAGATCTGCGTAAGACTATCCTGGAGCTGCTCATTGCCAGATGTCCGGAAGTAATGGTTTTAAAGGATATCGCCCGTAAGCTGGGCATCAAACCAGGAGGGATGCCGGTCATGGATCAGGACAAAAAACGGTGTATTCTTTGCGGCAAATGTGTCCGGGTATGCAAAGAAGTGATCAGGAAAAGCGCCGTCAGCTTTGTCTACCGGGGGAATGAACGTAAAGTTTCCGCCCCTTTCGACATGCAGTCGGAGGATTGCATCGGCTGTACATCATGCAGCTTTATTTGTCCTGCCTGGGCCATAAAGGTAGAGACGCACAAGGATCAAAAATATCTGGTGCCCTGGAAAACTGCCGTTGACCTGGCTCATTGTACCGAGTGCGGGGTTTCCTATATTCCTCAGAAGGTAAAATCTTATTTAATGAAAGGAAAGCCGGGTATTCCGGAGGATTACCAGACCCTTTGTCCTGATTGCCGCCGCAAACATACGGGGGAGCGTGTGCTCAGGAAGGGGCAAAACTTTTGGAGGCATCTTTGATCTTTAAAAAATAGGAAAGCAGCAGATTGCAAATAGAAACTTGCAAGGGAAAAATCAAGATCCAAATAGTTCGCAATCAAAGGAATAAAGGGGGAGAAACCGTGGATATTGATAGATTAAATCAAAGAAGTACGGACCCGGCGGTTCAGGAGATGATTCAAAAGGCAGAAAAGGATGGGATTGAAACGGTTTGGGATCGTTTTGAAAGTCAAGAACCTCAGTGCGGTTTTGGTAATCTGGGTTTGTGCTGCCGCCATTGTCTCCAGGGGCCATGCCGCATTAATCCCTTTGGTGAGGAACCTAAGGCCGGTATTTGCGGAGCGACCGCAGATACCATGGTGGCCCGGGGTCTCGACCGGGCCATTGCTGCCGGCACTGCCGCCCACTCCGGTCATGCCAAGCATCTGGCCCATACCTTAAAGAAAATGGCTAAAGGAGAGGTCAAGGATTACCGCATTAAAGATGAGGGAAAACTTCTTGGTGTAGCCCAGAGAATGGGCATTGAAACAAAGGAACGGCCAGCTCAGGAGATCGCTTTGGACTTAGCAGAAGCAGCTTTGGCAGATTTCCATGAAAAGGATACCCCGGTGATGTGGGCGGCCACGACGGTAACAGAAAAAAGGGTACAGGTGCTGAAAGACCTGGATCTGGTACCTAAGGGGATTGATCATGAGATTTCGGAGATTATGCACCGTACCCTTTATGGCGTGGATGCGGATCCCTTGAATCTTCTTATGGGCGGTATAAGATGCGCCGTGGCGGATTTGGCCGGCAGTTATATGGGCACGGATTTGTCGGATATCCTGTTTGGCACGCCCACACCGGTGGTTACAGAGGCAAATCTGGGTACTATCAAAGAGGATCAGGTAAATATTGCCGTCCACGGACATAATCCGGTGCTGTCGGATATTTTAGTGACTGTTGCCCGGGAAATGGCAGATGAGGCCGGGGCAGCTGGGGCCAAAGGAGTCAATCTGGTGGGTATTTGCTGTACGGGGAATGAAATCATGATGCGTCACGGTATCCCTTCCTGTACGCATTCCGTCAGTTCGGAAATGGCGCTGATTACCGGTGCGGTGGATGCCATGGTGGTTGATTATCAATGTATTATGCCATCACTAGCAACAGTGGCGGAATGTATGGGCACAACTTTGATCACTACCATGGATATTTGTAAAATTCCCGGAGCCACGCATCTGGAGTTCAAAGAGGAAACGGCGGCAGAGAATGCCCGGGAAGTCATTCGCATCGGCATAAAGAATTTTCAGCGCCGTCAAGGGAAAAAGACCAGTATTCCCACAAAAAAAGAAACGGTGGCGGCTGGTTTCTCCACCGAAGCCATTATTGGTGCTCTGGCTAAATTAGACGGGGAAAATCCTTTAAAACCTTTGGTAGACAATATTGTCTCCGGCAATATCAGAGGGGTATGTTTGTTTGCCGGATGTAATAATGCCAAGGTGCCTCAGGATCATAATTTTATTACTATCGCCAAAAGAATGCTCAGGGAAAATGTTTTGGTGCTGGCCACAGGTTGCGGTGCCGGAGCCTTAATGCGCCATGGTTTTATGGATCCGGCCAATGTGGACCAGCTTTGCGGCGACAAAATTAAAGGGGTGCTGACCGCGATTGGTGAGGCCAATGGCTTGGGCGGTCCTTTGCCTCCCGTATTACACATGGGATCCTGTGTGGATAATTCTCGCCCGGTTGCGGTGGCGGTAGCCGTGGCTAATTATCTGGGGGTAGATACAGATAAATTGCCCGTGGTGGCATCGGCTGCGGAAGCAGTTTCGGAAAAGGCCGTCTCCATTGGTTGTTATGCTGTGGCCGCAGGTCTGCCTACTCATGTAGGGGTGATGCTTCCGGTATTAGGCAGTCCCTTGGTGACCAAAGTGTTGACGGAGAAAATCGGGGATCTTACCGGCGGATATTTTATTGTTGATTTGGATCCTGAATCCGCCGCCGAGAAGTTACTGGCGGCCATTGACGAAAGGCGCATTGGTCTGGGAATCTAAGGAGTTGTCCCTCTTTTTACTATTTGCATCGGATTTCAATCATACTATAATAGAAACGTCGAAAAGGATGAACATCAAAAATAATTAAAATCATTGATCTGAGGTGCAGCATGAAAATTGGAATTTTAGTACGTGAGGAAACGATGCAAAAATGTACAGGCAAGGGCTGTTTAAGTGCTTTTCAGAAAAGAAAGGATTCCTTTGCCCGTTATGATGAGCCTTTGGAGCTTTTGGCTTTTACCCATGTGGGCGGAGAGTTGGAGCATAAAATAACAAGAATGATTAATAATGAGATCTCGGTGGTACATTTATCTTCCTGTCTCAGAACTAAATCACCGGACTATGAGGCTTTGGCCGAGCGCTTGGCTGAGCATTTTGATGTTGTTGGTTACACACATGGTTCAGCTGAGGGGAAGAAGAGAGAGACGATAATGCGCACAAAAAAACCTAAAGTGCAAACATCAGAAGGATAAATGCACCAGAATAAATGCTCTATTTGATGCCAAGAACTATGTTTATGCATGGAGGCCCAATCGCTGTTGTCATCTTGAGGGAGGAACGACCTGTTGGGTAGAAAGGGGGGAGTCTTGTGAAAACAATTGAATACCAAACCATTGTGGATGAGGTAGCCAGGCTCTGTCAGGAAGCGAATTTCTATTTAGGTGAGGATGTTT
This window harbors:
- a CDS encoding class I SAM-dependent methyltransferase translates to MEKKIFHNFFQGMQTEPFAIRYWDGTEEKYGQGEPGIKVIFHDKIPETKLLKDVSLAFGEAYMDGVIDFEGDLQEIIEAVYQGSNSFLEKKTFKELKGFFRPKGTSLKQQEKDIQHHYDLGNDFYALWLDETMSYSCAYFETPEDTLYQAQLNKIGYILKKLQLHPGEKILDIGSGWGWLIIRAAQQYGVEALGITLSKEQHQKTKERIEELGLTSQVDVRLMDFRDLAKSGEKFDKVVSVGMIEHVGHVNLPKYFAAVDKLLAPHGLSMLHSITGLIEGPVDKWIIKYIFPGGYIPSIRELIGQLPDYNFHLLDVESLRLHYAQTLDHWSKNFEKHVDFVQEKYGERFVRMWRLYLNACAASFRKSGLNIHQIIFSKGLNNSLEMTRSFLYK
- a CDS encoding nitroreductase family protein codes for the protein MDVFEAIEKRKSVRAYTPEQISQEALTKIVDAGQCPPNAGPYQISVLQNSEFIKKLNNLTADAMRNSGNEFFISRISLPGYEPLYGAPTVILLSEPIGSPFSGVNTALAAENMLLAATGLGLASCYLFTPTLAFAGDKTGALAKEAGIQEGYAVTCAVIVGYSGEKLLPHPPERKKASSITSNNFV
- a CDS encoding MaoC/PaaZ C-terminal domain-containing protein; amino-acid sequence: MYFEDLIIGQKFSLGEITLTEEEIHRFAEEFDPLPIHVDPEFAKESIYGGIIASGFHTLCVLYGKWVKTKMISGEIIGGLGFDYLKWTAPVRANDILHGEWEIVDKIPSSKKGRGIFGMKITAWNQENQMVITCQIKALIKSRS
- a CDS encoding FAD-dependent oxidoreductase, giving the protein MEIDRKMIKETFIKSPQSYWLDSTPTTNYSRLEEDIKVDVAIIGGGMAGISCAYFLKKEGLKVAVLEGDHVLTGTTGHTTAKITSQHHLIYAKIKNQMGKELARQYGEANETAIRMIETIIREHHIDCDFVPQPAFIYTQQDQYVEQIQDEVDAASGIGIEASYVEDIPFPSIPIKAGIRFDGQAQFHPRKYLLPLAESIPGGGSHIFEQSRVVDIDGGKPYVIITDQGKRVTAEKLIIASHYPCYNKAGLYMTRIYQDRSYVIAIKSRDQFPGGMYISAEDPARSLRAQRTDLGELILVGGESHKTGQGVDTQGHYGALIQFAGDHFQVEGIPYRWSAQDCMTLDGISYIGQFTSKTPNMYLATGFAKWGMTNSTVAAMLLRDLIITGKSPWQDVYHPSRGTITSSAKNFIVENFDVAKHFIGGKTAPLPQDVEIEAGEGKIIEKNGQRTGAYRDEEGVLHLVDTTCTHLGCELNWNSAEKSWDCPCHGSRFSYQGAIIDGPTVKPLEPLEPQEP
- a CDS encoding 4Fe-4S dicluster domain-containing protein, which translates into the protein MKNIIVVDAQKCVSCHSCEISCCIAHSQSKNIYQAIFEKPLAKKRVVVEKYGAFSVPLQCRHCEDAPCVQICPTKAMHREAGADAVLINEELCIGCKWCLQACPFGAITLGDGEKAILKCDLCIIRTEQGLQPACVDACPTKALKYLSVDQFTKEKRRGFLVDFFG
- a CDS encoding complex I 24 kDa subunit family protein yields the protein MVDEIKKGLQVTMQINIEKVDQIIGKYQEDSSALIRLLQEINREFRYLPKEALLRVAEKLDIPLSQLYSMATFYKSFKLTPSGQHEIHVCMGTACHVRGAQKILDTLTQKLHILPGETTADGQYTLETVNCLGACALGPLVTIDGKYTGKLKPKDAEKLVGGLYEKNSESS
- a CDS encoding 2Fe-2S iron-sulfur cluster-binding protein — translated: MMQLTIDGQVLDAKEDMTILELANRQGIYIPQLCYHPALSNFGACRICIVEIEKDGKTKIEAACTYPAEEGVVVRTNSPRLQDLRKTILELLIARCPEVMVLKDIARKLGIKPGGMPVMDQDKKRCILCGKCVRVCKEVIRKSAVSFVYRGNERKVSAPFDMQSEDCIGCTSCSFICPAWAIKVETHKDQKYLVPWKTAVDLAHCTECGVSYIPQKVKSYLMKGKPGIPEDYQTLCPDCRRKHTGERVLRKGQNFWRHL
- the cooS gene encoding anaerobic carbon-monoxide dehydrogenase catalytic subunit encodes the protein MDIDRLNQRSTDPAVQEMIQKAEKDGIETVWDRFESQEPQCGFGNLGLCCRHCLQGPCRINPFGEEPKAGICGATADTMVARGLDRAIAAGTAAHSGHAKHLAHTLKKMAKGEVKDYRIKDEGKLLGVAQRMGIETKERPAQEIALDLAEAALADFHEKDTPVMWAATTVTEKRVQVLKDLDLVPKGIDHEISEIMHRTLYGVDADPLNLLMGGIRCAVADLAGSYMGTDLSDILFGTPTPVVTEANLGTIKEDQVNIAVHGHNPVLSDILVTVAREMADEAGAAGAKGVNLVGICCTGNEIMMRHGIPSCTHSVSSEMALITGAVDAMVVDYQCIMPSLATVAECMGTTLITTMDICKIPGATHLEFKEETAAENAREVIRIGIKNFQRRQGKKTSIPTKKETVAAGFSTEAIIGALAKLDGENPLKPLVDNIVSGNIRGVCLFAGCNNAKVPQDHNFITIAKRMLRENVLVLATGCGAGALMRHGFMDPANVDQLCGDKIKGVLTAIGEANGLGGPLPPVLHMGSCVDNSRPVAVAVAVANYLGVDTDKLPVVASAAEAVSEKAVSIGCYAVAAGLPTHVGVMLPVLGSPLVTKVLTEKIGDLTGGYFIVDLDPESAAEKLLAAIDERRIGLGI
- a CDS encoding CGGC domain-containing protein; its protein translation is MKIGILVREETMQKCTGKGCLSAFQKRKDSFARYDEPLELLAFTHVGGELEHKITRMINNEISVVHLSSCLRTKSPDYEALAERLAEHFDVVGYTHGSAEGKKRETIMRTKKPKVQTSEG